The window gagGAGGTTTTTAACTTAACAAGCGCTGGATTGCTGCCCtaacattttaaatactttatatttgtCCACACCTTCAGTATACAATCGTGACCCACATATCCAAGCTGTCTTCCCCTCGACACTTAAGAACAGACATTAAGACAGACATAATGTATCAAATACAGTGGGTGtaaaataacaattaaaaaaaaaataaaaagagaagtGTGGGGAGTGTATTTGAAACTTTTACATCGTTGTGCTTCAGTTCAGTCATCATTCATGCAgatgcaaagaaaaagaagtaaacTGTCCATTTCCCGTGTGGGAAGAAGGAGTATAAATAGGTAATATTTAAAGAGGAAATAGTCatgtcatttttatcattttgatgTATGTGCATacttattttgaaaacaatctaattttccatttaaaaaaaaggaaaaaaaggcgtGTAAATATTGTACAGTTCTTGATGATATTCTTTGTCATTCTGTACATTAACTCTCCTGTATTTgagaaacaaataaaacctgCAAAGATCAAACTCTTGAGTTTTTGTGTGACTATCTCGATAGAATCACGCACAATCAATTTTACGGACTCATATTGCAGGATGCGGTATAAAAGTGCTCGTGTGGAAATCCAGCTATGCCCCGGAGGGTTGGGTTGACTAGGAATTGGAAACTCCTGACGACGTCGGGGAAACGAAAGTGAAACCTGCGAGCTCGTGAAAGCCCCGCCGGTCCCGCCCCAGAACATTCGGTACTCCGCTCTTCCCATCGTCGGCAGCACAAGCTGGCACTTGGAGAAGGACGACACCTGAACGCACCACTATAAACGTCGATAACTTTTCCAGGTACAGTAAAAACATTCCGTATaaaatacatatactgtacagcatTTCGAATTATTCGCTGCCATCTGCGTTGTATTAAAAGTTCCAATATTAAAATATCAGCGTTAATATGTTGAATCGCACACAAGCTAGCATACTCGACTatctacgtttttttttccgcgATAAATTTTCGAATACAGTTCTgtatattgttttaaataaaggggtgaaaaaaagtgttacacTACAGCGTAGTGACGACGCGGTTTCCAGCCCCTGAAGTCtatcttgttttaaaaaatatatatatattatatagaaATTACAGTTGCTGTGGGTTCGTGTGATTACCTAGAATTCGAAAATGCTCCGTCTTTCAATTGGACCCTTGTATTCGTTGGTGGATATAAAATTCATTTGAGCGTCTACGATACAATGCCGCCCTCTACAGGTCGGAAATATGTAGTGTTGCAAAGTGAAGTACTGTCGATCGATCGTGGTGTATGAGTGCATAACATAATTACATAATAATGGGTGTATGAGTGTATAACAATTACATTTACCCCAGTTATACATGTACAGTTTGTATAATTAGAACATTATAGAGATTGGTTTATGATGACAATATTGCGTACACAATCTATTTAACATTTTGATCGACAAAGCAAAAACGAGCGGCGcggtgggctcacagttctgtgctcccgggttcaatcctggacccgcctgtgtggagtttgctcctgcgtctccaaaacatgcaacattaattgcaccctctaaattgccccaaggtgtgattgtgagtgcggctgtttgtctccatgtgccctgcgaccagttcagggtgtaccccacctcctgccgattgacagctgggataggctccagcgctctccgcgacccttgtgaggataagcggctaagaaaatgggtggatggaagcaAAAACAGGAAAGCCCAATTGAACTTGTGAACTTTATCGGTGTTTGAATGTTATTGATTCATTTTAACCACAGCCACATCCCCAAACCTAAGATGGTGTGCAGACTTGTGCAACTGTTTTGAATCtcggttgtttatttttacttcacaCTCTtttagagataaaaaaaaattgaattaaattgGACAAGTTATATTTCATATTAGTGGTGTAAAAAGTTATttgtcttggtctcatttttcaaGTAACAAAAATCTGCCACTGGAAAagaggtgtgtagactttttacatCTACCTTATATAAATGGAGCTGTTCAATATAGATATTGTTGCAATATggcaaagaaaaatatatacttaagCCGGAATGGAAGCTTTTGAAGCGCGACAAAAGCGGCGTGGATCATGtctttgttgcatttttaaaatgatgttttcTTGCTCCTCTCCAGATGGCTCATTCCAAACCTCTGCTCATCCAGTGGCTTCGGAGTCAGATTGACAGCGGCGTGTATCCGGGAGTCCACTGGACCAACCAGCAGAAAACTGAATTTTGCATCCCTTGGAAACACGCCTTGAGACAAGACTCTTCGGACGCCGACATTCGCATCTTCAAGGTACATCGACCTATCCATCTGTCCGTCCGTTTGCATAGCTCGCTATTTATCTTTGAAGAAAACATAACATCTGTCTGGTCTGAGCGCtctccccgtgctgaaaagtctccttgtgatgaatgtgcaAGTGTTacgaacaggggaactctgggtacgcagCAGACGCTtgctgggaaatctcccggactcatagttccccttcttcttcatatcctaaccctaaccttaaaacaaatgttgataaaaatatatatacataaacgTTCCGTCTTTCTGAGATGTTCAGagcgaacatgaacgctcggcgaAATGTTGTCGGCTGGTACATGTTGAAGCAcagatggggatgtttcagactggccggaagtttacaaaatatacgtacgtgcgcgttaatcacaaggagacttttcaacaccgggggagcgctcagaccgtcgcaCCCGATCCTGAATATCCGtacgtgtgtgtatttattaatttttatgtaATCTGTGTCATGGATAAATATACGTTGAAGAGTGTATATAAATAGTTCACGCGTGGACAAACTTTTGaggtagggtttttttttttttttcgggttcTGTTTCTGTGGCGCAGGCCTGGGCGAATGTGAGCGGCAACGGCCGCGTCCACGCAGAGCCCTCGGTGTGGAAGAGGAACTTCCGATGCGCGCTGCGGGCCAAAAACTTCAAAATGATCGCCGACAACAAGAACGACACGGCCAACCCCCACAAAGTGTTCCGGTGGCCCGACGAGTCGACGCAAGTCGGTGAGCCACAGTCATCGTGCCACAGTCATCGTCTTAATGAGTGAAATTCCCAAAGTTACCTCCAGACATTCTTGATGGATTAGGAAGGGAGGCTGTAGTCATGAATATTTCTTGTGGAataaactatatatatacatatatatatatatatttttttttagacaactCATCTGCTGGAAAGTGGAGCCAACACGAATCTGAATGCTACGAAAAGCCTCCCATCCAAGAAGTACACGTCTGCGTCGTGCATTTCCCTTGTCAAAACACAagtatatgaaatatgaatgcCGTTGCGCGTTTGCATTTTTAGAGCCATGTCGTCCCGTTCACGAATGAGTTCCTCTACGTTCCTATGGAAGGTGAATGTCGCTGATActcatttcatatttaatatGAGAGGAGAGTTTCATCTTCTTGTTGTCAACTAAAATGCGCGGATAGAATCCATCCCCAAGGAGGACATTCTGGAGACGTGTCTTAAAGAACTTGAAATTGGGCCTCAAGCAGGTATCTAAAATTCAGTCCATCAACaccaccatttttattttaagtgtatttttgagtgcgtttgaattttttttttttttgggtgattgtaagatgtgtttttttgttaaatgttaggttttaaagcaggggtgtcaaactctttttttccgcgggccacattgcacTTGTcactcagagggccgttatgattatgaaacaatccatatttttaatcgcctcattatatttacacatgcaatttatgaactagttttgagtcagaaatcaaggtgaATGTGTTTTTCGACTATTGTTCGTGTTTggtaatgcaaaaatgtttgcaatatctcaaagttgtcatttatgacatgacaatttaaaattttaacaaaaatcccgGAAGTTGccacacacgatttgccttggcgggccacataacacaatatggcgggccagatctggcccctggcccttgaatttgacacctgtgttttaaAGTATATGTGTGaggtgtggggtttttttttttgatgtgtgtgacatttttgttacatgtgagtttttttttttttttttggatatgaGTGAATTTTGCTGGTGCAActaagtttttttgttttttttcttagatgAACAATATGAGCTTTAGTCTTTTTTCTCACCTTGCACTGCAAACTTGCTCaattcctcccccccccacagaagaagcagcagcagcagcctttGCGCTTCCTCCCGAGCAACAGGAGCCGCAGCGCCAGCCCGGGATTGGCGGCCGGGCGTTGCCGTGGCAACAGCCGCATCCAGTAGCGGCGGAGGGCGCCGTCGGCGAGGCCGGGTCGCTGGGGCAACCGGTGCATCCGGTGACGGGGGCTGTGGGCGGGGCGTGCGAGGGCCAATTAGCGAAGGAGTTTTTAGACAACATGAACAAGACCAAAAATGGAGATAATTTCAGTAAGTAAAATtaaattgaccccccccccccactgagtGTCCAGAAGCATTTATCTTTCACACTGTTGAGAGTTGTTACATGAATTAACAATGAActgtatacataaatatattttatgataATGACATATTGAATCTCTAAGCCTTTGTTCTTGCACTTCCAGAGACCCAATTTCGGGTCGCCGTGTACTACAGAGGCGAGAACGTGTCCGAGCAGGTGGTTGCCAACGAAGCTGGATTCCGCTTAATTTACAGGTCACCGCGAAATAAACCCGTTTAGTGaactttttttatattgaaaatAATTAATGACACAAGAACCGCTGCGCCTGATCCAATTTCACGATTGGTACAAATATTTCCTGACGACAAACTTTGTTAATTTACCTGTCGCACCAGAGATTCAGCAACTGTGATCCTTTCGCGATGGTCCGATTCAGTTAGTCAGTGTGCGGCGGCCCTGAAAcaataacatttcaaaacataaaTCCACATTgtcaaaaacacttttatttgaCTACATTTGTATAGTAGTATTATTCATGCACTTCCAAATACATCAACGTGCTGTATATTTGTGataaatccattttaaatggCAGTTTAAATGTGTCAACAATATATATCTGACATGTATAAGACACTATATTTATTAAATATCagtaaaaaataactttttatgttaaaaacTCTAAGGCAACCTaaatggtaaaataaaaaagcaacatGTACAAAAATGCAACTCTACTTCCACCTTCAGACCTGGGCAGGCGGAGCCGGTATTGGACCAGGAATCGGGACTGACTCTGATCTCCCTGCCGAGCCCCGTCACCAAGGATCAAACCCAGGCCAGGCTGACCCAGCGCATCCTGGAAAACCTTGGCGAGGGCTTGGAGGTCGGCGTGTCGGGCGCCGTCATCTACGGCCAGAGACGGGGCGACGTCAAAGCGTTCTGGAGCTTCTCCAAGTTCGAGCAGAGCGGGGAGCCCCAGGAAATCTCCAAACTTCAGCCGCACCCGCTTTACTCGTTGACGTACTTTATCCAcggtaggatttttttttttaatgtttttcctctcacaatgtgtgtggtgtttactttttgtttgcttttggttTGTGCCGTCTTCTGCAGGGATACTAGACTTTATAGAACTTGACAGCAAAGAGTGTGGTCCTTGCTCCCTCGTCTTCTGCCTGGGGGAGAAGTGGCCTGACCCAGGCAAGAGGCCTTGGACCAAGAAACTCATCGTTGTGGAGGTGAGGTCGACTGTTACATTTCCTGGCACTTTCCCTtactagttgttttttttttccctttcttgtGGAATCGACCCCTAACTATATACATTTAGTGCATAAAAAAGCACGAGCGTGGAGTGTCACTGAGCAATGAAAGTCCACCACTAGTGTAGTAGTACTGATGTACCCGGAATTGCGCAAATGATGCAAAGTCCTGAAGCCATTTAAAGCGACtgctgtaattcccggcctacaaagcggacctggttataagcctcacccagtacatttgtaaaggaaataccatttggtacatacatacgccgcagctgtgtaatagccgcaagtacccacattgaaacacgagatatttacaaagaaagatggtacacagagagtttaatgctagccacacagtgctaacgctaggaCCGCGCTAgtagggccagtttaaaaaaaaaacaaaaaaaaacataccggtaaaagtcacttcctcggcacatatataccactggtctcactcttaccttttccgctctagtgcccccttgcggcccctagaaaaaaatgcacaaattacccgcattaccgcataaaccgcagggttgaaagcgtgtgggaaaaaaagttgcggcttataggccggaaattacggtaattagcGGAATGATCTGGTACAATGACAATTTTGCATGCCTGTTAGCGTTGTTGCATGCTCTGTGCAGATGTGTTGCAGCGGCATTTGTGATCAAATATCGGTTGTTTAAAGGTTTCTAATGACCGCAACAGTAAGTGTTAGCTTTGTTCGCCAGCCCTtggcatttcacattatgtTTGTGTGCTTTATGCGATAGGCCTCTTTGTAATAAAGTGGTGTgtttaattaaatacaattcATTTAATTCACTTTGGTTGTACGGCAAAAAAGTGAGAATTTTTCTCacaaaacaaagttaaaaaaaaaaaaacattcaagcaacagcttgtaaaaaaaaaaaaaacaacaacaacttgtaAGTCAGTGTACCACCGCATAggcaaatattaaacatttttagttACTGTCAGCAtcaattagaatttttttttttgtcgctggTTTTCCTGCTGACTGAGAAATTAAGGAACTTGTCCACACCTTTTTCACGTTTGGTTCTTCCTTTCCTTCAGGTTGTACTCACGTCCATGGAATTATTGAAGAACATAGCAATGGAGGGGGGCGCTTCCTCCCTGAAGTCTGTCGACCTGCAAATGTCGCTAGAGGAGATGATCATAGGTTGACGCTGCACTTTGCTTTTTTACTCATccatagccatttttttttttttttacattgccgCTTCCATTTTGTTAATTTTCCCACCTTTACCTGTGCCTCTGCAAATAATCCCACGGTGCACGACGCAATAAAGAGCCACTCATCCTGTTCTCATCATTTGTTTAATTGCTCTAACCACATCACATTTCAAACGTCATAAAATGATGAATGACTTTCAATGCATTATAGAACCCGCTAATTAGATGACAGTTTAAAATGCGGTCCAAAGACACGCCTAAAACCACGAAAGTCACAAGCTGTGCGTTAGCGTCAGCTGGAATTTTCAGTCAAGTAAACAAAGCAAATACCAGAACGTCATTGGCGCATCTTTCTCTACGCAGCGGTCTGTGGAGACAAGTTCGCTAACCATCTTCTcaataaatggacaaaaaaacaagctaacaaaaaaaaaaaaaacattcacaatggAAGCTATTACTTTCCGTTCTTGAAGCCTCACGAGGGCAAATACTTTTGCAGAACAATTGAATGTTCTTtcattagatggcagaagggGACAATTAACCAGGATGCAACAGTTCAACTACACAACCTCAGACTTCTTTCAAAGTATTAAATGTGTGATCAATTGAGATTATTTCAGGAGACTgcgtgtaccgtaattcccggcctacagagcgcacctggttacaagcctcatcgagtacatttgtgaaggaaataccatttggtacatacataacgtcgcagctgtgtaaaagccgcaagtgcccacattgaaacccgcattgaaacacgagatatttacaaagtaagacggtatacagagagtttaatgctagcgttgtgatacactagcgccgcgctaaagctagtattaacgttagcgcggcgctaacgctaacagggccggtaaaagttacttcctcggcacatatatttcaccggtctcactcttaccttttccacaccAGTGCCCCCTAgcggctgttaggaaaaaatccacaaattagccgcatcgccgcataaaccgcagggttgaaagcgtgtgaaaaaagtcgcggcttgtaggctggaaattacggtaattaatgGAATGGTCTAGTACAATGACAATTTTCCATGCCTGTTATCATTGTTGTTAcggtaattttttgttttggtcctATGAGagttttccaatgtaaaatacaaatttgtGCAATAAATATTGGGACAGATGTGTGTATTGGTAATGCTGTTTGTACACCCAAAAAGTGCCCATTAATAACGAAGGgttgttattttaaaggagaggaaaatgacaaaaaaatgaatatccaTGTGACTACATTTCTATGGTGTCAGCCCACCATTCATACATATTTAAGCATTACAAGTCTTTAAAACACAGGTTCTCAATTGTTTTGGTTTCAGTTTTTTAACATCATGCCTTAAAACTATGCTgtgtaaaaaaatttaatatattCGAGGAAAAATACACCTttggtgtttgaaaaaaaaaaaaaaaaaaaaaaagactgggttCACTTAATAAAATGGCTTTTGTTCCCCAGACCCTCCCCAACTTTATTTATGCAGGGATGTAGGGATGGAAGATTTATGTGATGATACGTCAACTTAATTTGAGCTCATAACTTCCTAAGGTAAAATAGCAGTAGTATTTGGTTGTCTTTATTTCATGAGTGTGCCGGTCCCCATATGTAATCGTGCACTTTTGAAATTCAAccttaataataattcaattcaaatgaattTGGCAGACACCCAAGATATGGCTCGTAGACCCCGTGGAGGTCCCCAGGCCCCACTTTGAGAACCAATACATTAAAAGGATATTagagaggaacaaaaaaaatgtacttcattGAATTTTGTCGGGTTCATCCGTGTCATTGTCTGACGCCGACTCTTCAGTGAGGCTGTTCTCCCGCAGTCCTGCCATCGGAACCAGCTTCCCGTCTGCGTTCACTCCCATTGGCTGAATAATATTATCCCTGCAGACATTTTGAGATGATTTAACACACATGGTTGTGATGGATGTTTAGTCATTCttatcatgcggcgggccggatgtggcccccgggccttgagtttgacacctgcggtttAAACTTTGAAATATAGCTCAAACTTTGAGCACCAAACACTTAAATATAGCAATTTCAAATTCCTATGAAAACTTGGAACAGCTCAATATAATTTAACCTACTAAACCCATTTTCTTTCCTAGAGCACATGTAttaaactcgaggcccgggggccagatcccgccctccgcatgattttatgtggccggcgaaggcaaatcatatgtcaactttcatcatttttgttaaaatctgtaccaaaatttcaaattgtcaaatcataaatgataacattgagatattacaagcattttttgtgtgaccaaacaacaatagttgaaaaacccatacTCTCGATTTGTGATTcataaattcataaatttcatatgcaaatatgatgaggcggttaaagatttttatggtttcacaaccATAAACGGCCCTCTGGGGGGGACCgtgagtaaaatgtggcccgcaacaaaaatgagtttgacgccatTGTTCTAGAGGTTTGCAAGgtttgtagtttaaatactttttggaaggttcattaaaaaaaaaaaacaagtttaactTTTTCCTCCTATGAGCCATTTTGGAATTGCTGTCATTTTTGGATACTCATGCAGACCTGGACAGCTTGTTGAAGATCCTGATGAGCCTcttggcctcctcctccttctcctcctcagtCATGCCCTCCATGGGGTCCGGCTGCTCTGCTTCCAGCCGCCCCGTCACCGGGTTGACTCGGTCCTTAACCCGACGGTACTCCTCGGTATCCGAGTCCGAGTCGCTAGAGTAGGCGGTCTCGCTGCAGTAGGTTCTGGACGTCGAGCCGCCCAGAAggcccctggtggccaagagCCCCGCTGCATTGCCGTAGCCGGTATATTTGACAAATCGCCGGACTGAGAGGGAAAAGTTACACACACTATTACTGTTATTCTACGACAATATTTACTACACTTCAcgtttcctagtttgtctcctagtcatcagaccttgctgcttgtcttttggatcttgcctagccTAGTGTTTCTGTACCTtggccttctcggactgcttacaccgtgtgtgacctcagctttgaataaaacttaCGCCtcacatcatgccctcgtctcggagtcctgcatttgggtcctgccCCCCACCAGACTTTTCATGACCCTCTCCAGCATTCACAAGAATTTTTCGCATAAATCTAACTTTCTACTTTTAATACTACAACGAGCAATTTATTATCCAGATGAAATGGGAGCAGTtttaccattttctttgcagaggaCAAAAATGAGGTCAGCGGCGCAGTGTTTGAGGTCCGTGTCCAGGTGAGTCATGAGGCGGATCAGACGACTCTTCACCGTGCAGCCTTCCTCCGGCCTTTGGGAGACGTCTCGCAGAGGAGGGAGGACCTGCGGACGTTGAGGTTATTGATCAAAATATTTGTGTCTGCCTTACTGTTGCCGCGATTTTATCCGGTTTATTACATATTTCCTGATGTAGTGGCGTGTTTCCTTGTGGGCTCGGCAGCTCTCTGTCAGCAGATTGAGGATTGGGGTCAGTTTCTCTTTGACTTTATCCCCCTGGGAATAAGAAAAGCACGTTactggcagaaaaaaaagtgctttaaaaaagAGCCTGTAATGAAATTAGCAATAGATTATTTAAAGAACTCGTAAAGTGATAGTTCCTGGCGTGCCCGAtttagagcgcctcattgttGCCCATGAGTGCATGCAAACCATGCAGAGAAAGACGGAAGagcaaggggggaaaaagtgtgATGTGATTGTGTCATTGCTGTGTGACCCGGGCGGATGTAGTCCAGAGGGTGTATTTTTACACCTCATTAATTTTAGCATCTGTACATTTAGAAAAAATGCTAGTTCAAGTAGCATTTGAGCACTCTTATAGGACAAAGTAATCAGAGTACTATTAACGGGCTACCAATTCAAGGCGTCTCTCCATGAACAGCAGCAGGGTATGGACACAGTCCATGTTGACGCCATAGCACTGCTCCGAGTCGGGCTCCAGCGGGACCGTCACGAGGACATCAAGACACTGGAGAGGCAGCGCCGACAAAAGGTTGACGGTGtgactgcacaaaaaaaataaaacaaaacaaaaaaagatttttggactttggcTAAAATTACACCATACCGTAAAgtgtaaaataacaaaactgTCACAAAACTTTTTCTACTAAAttgccacattttaaaaatgtaggattatttaataattaaaaataaacacatggaATGTATATGAAAAATTGaatgatcatttttatttgtatttttaatcagtGAAATTATACTTAACCAATTCTCCAAATTAAATagacaaaaaatgaatacacatgtaaaaatatattgaatttaTTATGTGCACAAGTGAAAGAACCAACTAATTCATGATTATCATTAGTTATTTAATGCAATAAATTAACagcaatttagaaaaaaaaagcaatggatacattttaatttacagattttagtaaataaaatttgaaaaatggggggggggttgtggacCAAACAGGACcccaacaataaaaatgttcagtGGTCTCACCCTTGCAGTTCATCAGTGTCCTCGGGCATCACGCACTTCCGCATCATGCAGAGACGCAGGATCGCCGCTAGGTGACGGTAAAGAGCTGCATCAGCCTGAAGAGTGCGTCAACACAAAAGTTCATTGCGTGAGCAACAGTGGTGCCAAGGACCAATCtattaattttctttgccgcttatcctcacaagagtcgcggggagtgctggagcctatcccagctgtcaacgggcaagaggcggggtacaccctgaactggttgccagccaatcgcagggcacagagagacaaaacagccgcgctcacaatcacacccaggggcaatttagagtgtccaattaatgttgcatgtttttggaatgtgggagggaaccggagtgcctggaggaaacccacacatgcacggggagaacatgcaaatgccacacagggagggctgggattgaatgcgggtcttcagaactgctttccagctgtgccccCTGGTGCCAAGCAGAAAACTACAAATACTTTATTGCTGTACTTTGATGGGTTTTTCAGGCACCCGTACTTGAGTATTTACTATTTCTGATGACGTTTTACTTGTAGTccatacatttgaaaacaaagaactaCTTTATAGAACTTTCTTTGTCAAAAAATGCTTCTTATTATTTAACCACACATTTTAGTTTACAAGTTAAAATTCAAAGAATGAATTTGCAGTTGacacataaaacacacacagtgaCTGCAGCTCGCGATCCAATCCACGCTGAGTGCAAAAACAAAGCGACTATAAATAGTACACGACTTCCCGACCAGCTCTCAACCTGCACTTACCTCCACAGGCGCTTGCCTGTGGGACCTGTGCGTGATGTTGAAAAGGATTTTGAGGATCTCGATGATGCGTTGGGAGGCCTCCAGAGAAATGGGCGGCGCCGCCGAGTCCAGCACGCACTCGTACTGCTCCTTCCACTGAGCCTCCAGGCAGCGCTCCAGggcggccgagaggatggagaCGCCTGCCTCCTGAACAGAGTGGAAAAAAGGCACgtgcatttattaaaataacgATAGAAATCAAGAGATTGCTAGAAGTAGAAAAAGTAGGACAGTAGTCACCTGCTGAAGCTGAGCGCTGAGCTCAGGTCGCAGTGCGGTGACAAGGAAAGTGAGCCGCAATTCGTAGAACTGAACACTGGAGGGTGCCGGGCAACTGACACTGGAGGCGAGAAGCTCCCGGAGACCGCCGATGAGCCTGAAACCAAAAATAAGATCAAGAGTGGAGCTCCTTGACTTAAAAATACAAGTAATTATGAAGAACGAATCCCACCTGAGAGCGCTGAACCTCTCCTGTGCCCAGGTGCTATTGTAGACCACATTACACAAGATCTTTAAAGCCTCC of the Syngnathoides biaculeatus isolate LvHL_M chromosome 22, ASM1980259v1, whole genome shotgun sequence genome contains:
- the si:dkey-94f20.4 gene encoding synembryn-A isoform X2 is translated as MVADVEGIIRCIRHGDVSVVHAQLREFNTEFKKNKVRDCSESDSECDENDQEDRGLLLRQSLSAVLVRFIRAGVPCYLLPVALRTLRILSRDKRVLGPLVTDEALLTLAKLAGLSTCETNDDVVDPDSDFYDNIIASLAEEVKTPACCGDAAAADVPNQEFSAFEDDAKSDVCSDPDSISWPGSHRPSINETHRGSIHHKELERGRKDRRESKMEGEGEEEDGVPGEEMQRKEALKILCNVVYNSTWAQERFSALRLIGGLRELLASSVSCPAPSSVQFYELRLTFLVTALRPELSAQLQQEAGVSILSAALERCLEAQWKEQYECVLDSAAPPISLEASQRIIEILKILFNITHRSHRQAPVEADAALYRHLAAILRLCMMRKCVMPEDTDELQGHTVNLLSALPLQCLDVLVTVPLEPDSEQCYGVNMDCVHTLLLFMERRLELGDKVKEKLTPILNLLTESCRAHKETRHYIRKYVLPPLRDVSQRPEEGCTVKSRLIRLMTHLDTDLKHCAADLIFVLCKENVRRFVKYTGYGNAAGLLATRGLLGGSTSRTYCSETAYSSDSDSDTEEYRRVKDRVNPVTGRLEAEQPDPMEGMTEEEKEEEAKRLIRIFNKLSRDNIIQPMGVNADGKLVPMAGLRENSLTEESASDNDTDEPDKIQ
- the irf3 gene encoding interferon regulatory factor 3 isoform X2, whose amino-acid sequence is MAHSKPLLIQWLRSQIDSGVYPGVHWTNQQKTEFCIPWKHALRQDSSDADIRIFKAWANVSGNGRVHAEPSVWKRNFRCALRAKNFKMIADNKNDTANPHKVFRWPDESTQVEEAAAAAFALPPEQQEPQRQPGIGGRALPWQQPHPVAAEGAVGEAGSLGQPVHPVTGAVGGACEGQLAKEFLDNMNKTKNGDNFKTQFRVAVYYRGENVSEQVVANEAGFRLIYRPGQAEPVLDQESGLTLISLPSPVTKDQTQARLTQRILENLGEGLEVGVSGAVIYGQRRGDVKAFWSFSKFEQSGEPQEISKLQPHPLYSLTYFIHGILDFIELDSKECGPCSLVFCLGEKWPDPGKRPWTKKLIVVEVVLTSMELLKNIAMEGGASSLKSVDLQMSLEEMIIG
- the irf3 gene encoding interferon regulatory factor 3 isoform X1, which encodes MAHSKPLLIQWLRSQIDSGVYPGVHWTNQQKTEFCIPWKHALRQDSSDADIRIFKAWANVSGNGRVHAEPSVWKRNFRCALRAKNFKMIADNKNDTANPHKVFRWPDESTQVDNSSAGKWSQHESECYEKPPIQESHVVPFTNEFLYVPMEESIPKEDILETCLKELEIGPQAEEAAAAAFALPPEQQEPQRQPGIGGRALPWQQPHPVAAEGAVGEAGSLGQPVHPVTGAVGGACEGQLAKEFLDNMNKTKNGDNFKTQFRVAVYYRGENVSEQVVANEAGFRLIYRPGQAEPVLDQESGLTLISLPSPVTKDQTQARLTQRILENLGEGLEVGVSGAVIYGQRRGDVKAFWSFSKFEQSGEPQEISKLQPHPLYSLTYFIHGILDFIELDSKECGPCSLVFCLGEKWPDPGKRPWTKKLIVVEVVLTSMELLKNIAMEGGASSLKSVDLQMSLEEMIIG
- the si:dkey-94f20.4 gene encoding synembryn-A isoform X1 translates to MVADVEGIIRCIRHGDVSVVHAQLREFNTEYAQCFFFDAEERDRRKFKKNKVRDCSESDSECDENDQEDRGLLLRQSLSAVLVRFIRAGVPCYLLPVALRTLRILSRDKRVLGPLVTDEALLTLAKLAGLSTCETNDDVVDPDSDFYDNIIASLAEEVKTPACCGDAAAADVPNQEFSAFEDDAKSDVCSDPDSISWPGSHRPSINETHRGSIHHKELERGRKDRRESKMEGEGEEEDGVPGEEMQRKEALKILCNVVYNSTWAQERFSALRLIGGLRELLASSVSCPAPSSVQFYELRLTFLVTALRPELSAQLQQEAGVSILSAALERCLEAQWKEQYECVLDSAAPPISLEASQRIIEILKILFNITHRSHRQAPVEADAALYRHLAAILRLCMMRKCVMPEDTDELQGHTVNLLSALPLQCLDVLVTVPLEPDSEQCYGVNMDCVHTLLLFMERRLELGDKVKEKLTPILNLLTESCRAHKETRHYIRKYVLPPLRDVSQRPEEGCTVKSRLIRLMTHLDTDLKHCAADLIFVLCKENVRRFVKYTGYGNAAGLLATRGLLGGSTSRTYCSETAYSSDSDSDTEEYRRVKDRVNPVTGRLEAEQPDPMEGMTEEEKEEEAKRLIRIFNKLSRDNIIQPMGVNADGKLVPMAGLRENSLTEESASDNDTDEPDKIQ